A single window of Streptomyces griseoviridis DNA harbors:
- a CDS encoding helix-turn-helix transcriptional regulator, producing MPSPEFPLLERDREQAVLSAMIGELRSARPAVVTVTGEPGLGQNALLRWAAEQATSAGLRVLTARATPAEDQLRYGVVAQLLTGEDRDLAPRLFLSQDQSGGLPGLGGLLTAARDRPTLLVVQDVQWLDVASLRWLEALVRRLPRVPLALLTSSTGAAITRPEWSVGTSLTSVVSTIELALPPLTASGTADAVRAVCGTPGAPAFTAAVADATRGNPAVLHDALERFTREGHRPLAESVGQLRALTAEVVGDHAAKALSELRDPAAVDALRALAVCGDLLDFPLVCGLAGPHAVPEARLRAALQASGLTTLKDGAPYIPDSVVRARVLEEMPAADRADLHARAARLAQRVAADDQGIADLLMLARPVGAPWAVDTLRRGYTAALRGGDRDRAAGYLARALDEPLDAETRARVEYQLASVEMLSVPAAAERRLHGLIRTPGTGLRSRAVDLCLLGGDTRSARLALAESGDLSALPGDGVPSRRPHRGRPDAAPLTPPKSPGTHAAAHCTTDTPAGAGQGTGPTVAEQHEMAALLRIGDCLRHDGTELDILPTPALPDHSHSPAVAGLRAWQHAVAGAHIDEARRLGRAALAPDPAGRPPLVVPRLFACRALLLTDDGDEVESHLAEMLSEAHRERSSLAVAHILSVRADLHIRHGRPDAASRDLAAAEVELPPAGRHPLFMPYWIALSVISDIQRGHIDRAAETVARPVPRLAQECATTAYLLFAQGALAHVRDEPYQAREYFRAAGRWLLRFGCVNPAEVPWRSFAAETAHILGAGDEAQRLAREELSLARRWGASSPLGRAELGLAMVVADQRVEHLRAAVATLSEAPARTDYTRAVIELASAERDEADRRSVVSLNAAGSILPGDIAATLRTDTSARDATARHQATTAPHPTPRQDTRVPAAWRGLSDAEREAAVLATRGLGNREIATILSVTTRTVELRLSGVYRKLRIRGREELRALAQGSEGS from the coding sequence ATGCCGTCCCCCGAGTTCCCGCTCCTGGAGCGCGACCGCGAGCAGGCTGTGCTCTCGGCCATGATCGGCGAGCTCCGGTCCGCGCGCCCCGCCGTGGTCACCGTGACCGGAGAACCCGGACTCGGACAGAACGCCCTGCTGCGCTGGGCCGCCGAACAGGCGACGAGCGCCGGCCTGCGCGTCCTGACGGCCCGCGCCACCCCCGCCGAGGACCAACTCCGCTACGGCGTCGTCGCCCAGCTCCTCACCGGCGAGGACCGCGACCTCGCCCCGCGCCTCTTCCTCTCCCAGGACCAGTCCGGCGGACTGCCCGGCCTCGGCGGACTCCTCACCGCCGCCCGCGACCGCCCCACCCTCCTCGTGGTGCAGGACGTCCAGTGGCTCGACGTCGCCTCACTGCGCTGGCTCGAAGCCCTGGTCAGACGGCTGCCCCGGGTCCCGCTCGCGCTGCTCACCAGCAGCACGGGCGCCGCCATCACCCGCCCCGAGTGGAGCGTCGGCACCTCCCTCACCAGCGTCGTCAGCACCATCGAACTCGCCCTGCCGCCGCTCACCGCGAGCGGCACCGCCGACGCCGTCCGCGCGGTCTGCGGCACCCCGGGCGCCCCCGCCTTCACCGCCGCCGTCGCCGACGCCACCCGCGGCAACCCGGCCGTCCTGCACGACGCCCTGGAACGTTTCACCCGCGAGGGGCACCGCCCGCTCGCCGAGTCCGTCGGACAGCTGCGCGCCCTCACCGCCGAAGTGGTCGGCGACCACGCCGCCAAGGCGCTCAGCGAACTGCGCGACCCCGCCGCCGTCGACGCCCTGCGCGCCCTCGCCGTCTGCGGCGACCTCCTCGACTTCCCGCTGGTCTGCGGACTCGCGGGACCGCACGCCGTACCCGAGGCCCGGCTGCGCGCCGCGCTCCAGGCCAGCGGCCTCACCACCCTGAAGGACGGCGCCCCCTACATCCCTGACAGCGTTGTCCGGGCCCGCGTCCTCGAAGAGATGCCCGCCGCCGACCGCGCCGACCTCCACGCCCGCGCCGCCCGGCTCGCCCAGCGGGTCGCCGCCGACGACCAGGGCATCGCCGACCTGCTGATGCTGGCCCGCCCGGTCGGCGCGCCCTGGGCCGTCGACACCCTGCGCCGCGGCTACACCGCAGCCCTGCGCGGCGGAGACCGCGACCGCGCGGCCGGCTACCTCGCCCGCGCCCTCGACGAACCCCTGGACGCCGAGACCCGGGCCCGCGTCGAGTACCAACTGGCCTCCGTGGAGATGCTCTCCGTGCCCGCCGCCGCCGAACGCCGGCTGCACGGCCTGATCCGCACCCCCGGCACCGGGCTGCGCTCCCGCGCCGTCGACCTGTGCCTCCTCGGCGGCGACACCCGCTCCGCCCGCCTCGCCCTCGCCGAGTCCGGCGACCTCTCCGCACTCCCCGGCGACGGCGTCCCGAGCAGACGCCCGCACCGGGGCCGCCCGGACGCGGCCCCCCTCACACCCCCCAAGTCGCCCGGCACCCACGCCGCCGCCCACTGCACCACCGACACACCCGCGGGAGCCGGCCAGGGCACCGGCCCCACGGTGGCCGAACAGCACGAGATGGCCGCCCTGTTGAGGATCGGCGACTGCCTGCGCCACGACGGCACCGAACTCGACATCCTCCCCACCCCCGCGCTCCCCGACCACTCGCACAGCCCCGCAGTCGCCGGACTGCGGGCCTGGCAGCACGCCGTGGCCGGCGCCCACATCGACGAGGCCCGCAGACTCGGCCGGGCCGCCCTCGCCCCCGACCCGGCGGGCCGCCCGCCGCTCGTGGTGCCCCGCCTCTTCGCCTGCCGCGCGCTGCTCCTCACCGACGACGGCGACGAGGTCGAGAGCCACCTCGCCGAGATGCTCTCCGAGGCCCACCGCGAGCGCTCCTCCCTCGCCGTCGCGCACATCCTCTCCGTCCGCGCCGACCTGCACATCAGACACGGCCGCCCCGACGCCGCCTCCCGCGACCTGGCCGCCGCCGAGGTCGAACTGCCGCCCGCCGGACGCCATCCGCTGTTCATGCCGTACTGGATCGCGCTGAGCGTCATCTCCGACATCCAGCGCGGCCACATCGACCGCGCCGCCGAGACCGTCGCCCGGCCGGTGCCGCGCCTCGCCCAGGAGTGCGCCACCACCGCCTACCTGCTGTTCGCCCAGGGGGCGTTGGCCCACGTCCGCGACGAGCCGTACCAGGCAAGGGAGTACTTCCGCGCGGCCGGCCGCTGGCTGCTGCGCTTCGGCTGCGTCAACCCCGCCGAGGTGCCCTGGCGTTCGTTCGCCGCCGAGACCGCCCACATCCTCGGCGCGGGCGACGAGGCGCAGCGGCTGGCCCGCGAGGAGCTGAGCCTGGCCCGCCGCTGGGGCGCGAGCAGCCCGCTCGGGCGGGCCGAACTCGGCCTCGCCATGGTGGTCGCCGACCAGCGCGTCGAACACCTGCGGGCCGCCGTCGCCACCCTCAGCGAGGCCCCCGCCCGCACCGACTACACCCGCGCCGTCATCGAACTGGCCTCCGCCGAACGCGACGAGGCCGACCGCCGATCGGTGGTCTCCCTCAACGCCGCCGGTTCGATTCTGCCCGGGGACATCGCCGCCACCCTGCGCACCGACACCTCCGCCAGGGACGCCACCGCCCGCCACCAGGCAACCACCGCGCCCCACCCGACCCCGCGCCAGGACACCCGGGTCCCGGCCGCCTGGCGCGGCCTCAGCGACGCCGAACGCGAGGCGGCGGTCCTCGCCACCCGCGGCCTCGGCAACCGGGAGATCGCCACGATCCTCTCGGTCACCACCCGCACCGTCGAACTGCGCCTGAGCGGTGTCTACCGCAAACTCCGCATCCGCGGACGTGAGGAACTGCGCGCACTGGCCCAAGGATCGGAGGGCAGCTGA
- a CDS encoding ferredoxin, with the protein MRVTVDRESCVGAGQCVLNAPDVFDQDDDGFVVLLAEEPGDADPGAVRAAGDLCPSRSVTVHED; encoded by the coding sequence ATGCGTGTCACCGTCGACAGGGAGAGCTGCGTCGGAGCGGGCCAGTGCGTGCTGAACGCGCCCGACGTCTTCGACCAGGACGACGACGGTTTCGTCGTCCTGCTGGCGGAGGAACCCGGCGACGCGGACCCGGGCGCCGTCCGCGCGGCGGGCGACCTGTGCCCGTCCCGCTCGGTCACCGTCCACGAGGACTGA
- a CDS encoding thioesterase II family protein, with product MTTAADEIAARWLRRYHPADADAVRLVCFPHAGGSASFYHPVSARFAPSAEVISLQYPGRQDRRKEPCVADLGTLADLITEQLLALDDRPTVFFGHSMGAALAFETAWRLEQKDAGPREILASGRRAPSTTRAEEVHLRDDDGIVAEMKRLNGTAAGVLGDEEILRMALPALRGDYRAIETYSCPADRRVRCDITVLTGDADPLTTVAEAQRWQDHTSGAYRLRSYEGGHFFLVQHLAAVQAEIARALTPAS from the coding sequence GTGACCACCGCTGCTGACGAGATCGCGGCCCGCTGGCTGCGGCGCTACCACCCGGCCGACGCCGACGCGGTCCGGCTGGTCTGCTTCCCGCACGCCGGGGGCTCCGCGAGCTTCTACCACCCGGTCTCGGCGCGGTTCGCGCCGTCCGCCGAGGTGATCTCGCTCCAGTACCCCGGCCGCCAGGACCGGCGCAAGGAACCCTGCGTCGCGGACCTCGGCACCCTCGCCGACCTGATCACCGAGCAGCTGCTCGCCCTCGACGACCGCCCGACCGTCTTCTTCGGGCACAGCATGGGCGCCGCACTGGCGTTCGAGACGGCGTGGCGGCTGGAGCAGAAGGACGCCGGACCGCGCGAGATCCTCGCCTCCGGGCGCCGCGCCCCCTCCACCACCCGCGCCGAGGAGGTCCACCTCCGCGACGACGACGGCATCGTCGCCGAGATGAAGCGCCTCAACGGCACCGCGGCCGGTGTCCTCGGCGACGAGGAGATCCTGCGGATGGCGCTGCCCGCGCTGCGCGGCGACTACCGCGCCATCGAGACGTACTCCTGCCCGGCCGACCGCCGGGTGCGCTGCGACATCACCGTCCTCACCGGCGACGCCGACCCGCTGACCACGGTCGCGGAGGCCCAGCGCTGGCAGGACCACACCAGCGGCGCGTACCGGCTGCGGAGCTACGAGGGAGGCCACTTCTTCCTCGTCCAGCACCTGGCCGCGGTCCAGGCCGAGATCGCCCGCGCCCTCACCCCGGCCTCCTGA
- a CDS encoding glycosyltransferase, with amino-acid sequence MDSAARPILFVSLPESGLLNPLLVLAGELARRGVPDLWFATDESRREEVTALGAASPVSFASLGATVSELSAVTWDDDVYREVTQSSRFKAHRAVVRQSYKPALQARKYRELEKVVDEVRPALLVVDCVAGFAVDLALTRNIPYVLNVPFVASNVLTSHNPFGASYTPKNFPVPNSGLPLAMSARQRLANTLFKWRTLGMFLGPRMGKVLREDAAIRKELGITPPNAMTRVDRAAAVLCASIAELDYPFDIPAKLNLVGAVLPPLPEAPDDDEVSDWLDGQSSVVYMGFGTITRLTRPEVEALVEVARRMADTHQFLWKLPAEQQHLLPPAASLPANLRVEKWVPSQLDVLAHPNVSAFFSHGGGNAYHEGVYFGKPQVVRPLWVDCFDQAVRGRDFGISLTLDRPHTVDVDDVVDKLTRVTAEPSFRERAERLGALQRAAGGRKTAADLVLGLLPAA; translated from the coding sequence ATGGACTCCGCCGCCCGGCCGATCCTCTTCGTCAGCCTCCCCGAGAGCGGCCTGCTCAACCCGTTGCTGGTGCTGGCGGGCGAGCTGGCCCGCCGCGGTGTCCCCGACCTGTGGTTCGCGACCGACGAGAGCCGCCGCGAGGAGGTGACGGCGCTCGGCGCCGCCTCGCCGGTGTCGTTCGCGTCGCTGGGCGCGACGGTGTCCGAGCTGTCCGCGGTGACCTGGGACGACGACGTGTACCGGGAGGTCACCCAGTCGTCCCGGTTCAAGGCGCACCGCGCGGTGGTCAGGCAGTCCTACAAGCCGGCGCTCCAGGCCCGCAAGTACCGGGAGCTGGAGAAGGTCGTGGACGAGGTGCGGCCCGCGCTGCTGGTCGTGGACTGCGTGGCCGGTTTCGCCGTCGACCTGGCGCTGACCCGGAACATCCCGTACGTGCTCAATGTGCCGTTCGTCGCGAGCAACGTGCTGACCTCGCACAACCCGTTCGGCGCGTCGTACACCCCGAAGAACTTCCCGGTCCCCAACTCCGGGCTGCCGCTGGCGATGTCGGCCCGGCAGCGGCTGGCCAACACGCTCTTCAAGTGGCGCACCCTCGGCATGTTCCTCGGCCCGCGGATGGGCAAGGTGCTGCGGGAGGACGCGGCGATCCGCAAGGAGCTCGGCATCACCCCGCCCAACGCGATGACCCGCGTCGACCGGGCGGCCGCCGTGCTGTGCGCGTCGATCGCCGAGCTCGACTACCCCTTCGACATCCCCGCGAAGCTGAACCTGGTGGGGGCCGTGCTGCCGCCGCTGCCCGAGGCGCCGGACGACGACGAGGTGTCGGACTGGCTCGACGGGCAGTCCTCGGTGGTCTACATGGGCTTCGGCACCATCACCCGGCTGACCCGCCCGGAGGTCGAGGCGCTGGTGGAGGTGGCGCGGCGGATGGCGGACACCCACCAGTTCCTGTGGAAGCTCCCCGCCGAGCAGCAGCATCTGCTGCCGCCCGCCGCGTCGCTGCCGGCGAACCTGCGGGTGGAGAAGTGGGTGCCCTCGCAGCTCGACGTGCTCGCCCACCCGAACGTGTCGGCGTTCTTCTCGCACGGCGGCGGCAACGCCTACCACGAGGGCGTCTACTTCGGGAAGCCGCAGGTGGTGCGCCCGCTGTGGGTGGACTGCTTCGACCAGGCGGTGCGCGGCCGGGACTTCGGCATCAGCCTGACCCTGGACCGGCCGCACACCGTCGACGTCGACGACGTCGTCGACAAGCTGACCCGTGTCACCGCCGAGCCGTCGTTCCGTGAGCGGGCCGAGCGTCTCGGCGCGCTGCAGAGGGCGGCCGGTGGCCGCAAGACCGCCGCCGACCTCGTGCTCGGCCTGCTCCCCGCGGCGTGA
- a CDS encoding cytochrome P450: MTTSPGPTVVDFPLRTPEEPLPLSQYASHREQSGLVRSHLPNGVPIWLVTRHEDVRAVLTHPKISANPDNEGFPNVGATMGVPKQDQIPGWFVGLDSPEHDRFRKVLIPEFTVRRVRELRPAVERTVDERIDAMLAGGNTADLVEDFALPVPSLVISSLLGVPSADRDFFESRTRTLVAIRTSTDEQRAIATRELLRYINRLIAIKEKWRGEDLISRLLSTGQLSNEELSGVLLLLLIAGHETTANNIGLGVVTLLSNPEWIGSDKVVEELLRLHSVADMVALRVAVDDVEIAGQLIRKGEGIVPLIAAANHDTEVFGCPHAFNPERAERRHIAFGYGVHQCLGQNLVRVEMEIAYRRLFERIPTLELAVPMDELAFKYDGILFGLHELPVRW; encoded by the coding sequence ATGACGACCAGCCCCGGCCCCACGGTGGTCGACTTCCCGTTGCGCACGCCCGAGGAACCGCTGCCGCTGTCCCAGTACGCGAGCCACCGGGAGCAGAGCGGACTGGTCAGGTCCCATCTGCCGAACGGCGTGCCGATCTGGCTGGTCACCCGGCACGAGGACGTGCGCGCGGTGCTCACCCACCCGAAGATCAGCGCCAACCCGGACAACGAGGGGTTCCCCAACGTCGGCGCGACGATGGGCGTGCCCAAGCAGGACCAGATCCCCGGCTGGTTCGTGGGCCTCGACTCCCCCGAGCACGACCGGTTCCGCAAGGTCCTCATCCCCGAGTTCACCGTGCGCCGGGTCAGGGAGCTGCGGCCTGCCGTGGAGCGGACCGTGGACGAGCGCATCGACGCCATGCTGGCCGGCGGCAACACCGCCGACCTGGTGGAGGACTTCGCGCTGCCGGTGCCGTCGCTCGTCATCTCCTCGCTGCTGGGCGTGCCCTCGGCCGACCGTGACTTCTTCGAGTCGCGTACCCGCACCCTGGTCGCCATCCGCACCTCGACCGACGAGCAACGCGCCATCGCGACCCGGGAGTTGCTGCGGTACATCAACCGTCTCATCGCCATCAAGGAGAAGTGGCGCGGCGAGGACCTGATCAGCCGGCTGCTGTCGACGGGCCAGCTCAGCAACGAGGAACTCTCCGGCGTCCTGCTGCTCCTGCTGATCGCCGGCCACGAGACCACCGCGAACAACATCGGGCTCGGCGTGGTGACGCTGCTGTCCAACCCGGAGTGGATCGGCAGCGACAAGGTCGTGGAGGAGCTGCTGCGGCTGCACTCGGTGGCCGACATGGTCGCGCTCAGGGTGGCCGTCGACGACGTGGAGATCGCCGGGCAGCTGATCCGCAAGGGCGAGGGCATCGTGCCGCTGATCGCCGCGGCCAACCACGACACCGAGGTCTTCGGCTGCCCGCACGCCTTCAACCCGGAGCGCGCCGAGCGCCGGCACATCGCCTTCGGGTACGGCGTCCACCAGTGCCTGGGGCAGAACCTGGTCCGGGTCGAGATGGAGATCGCCTACCGCAGGCTGTTCGAGCGCATCCCGACCCTGGAACTGGCCGTCCCGATGGACGAGTTGGCGTTCAAGTACGACGGGATCCTGTTCGGCCTCCACGAGTTGCCGGTGCGCTGGTAG
- a CDS encoding ATP-binding protein, with the protein MSERARTAPSAPPLVGRARHLEALARHAEAARAGRPRLVLVDGPAGAGKTALLRAAVADGGPFAGMTVLHGGCRAVDAGTGYSGVRALCARLGLTSRKGRASHLLDGGARRALPALAADPETLEGLGAPEGTFSVLQGLYWLAVNLMAEGPLVLVLDDAHWCDERSLRWLDFLLRRADGLPLLVVAAHRTEAGLGAPDALSDLAAHHLPASLRLGPLDTAEVTELVARVFPGQRPEPGFVTRLVSVTGGSPLDAVRLLRDLRTAGLGPDEAGTRQIAEVGGRIVAASVQGTLVDQPGWVREVLLALAVLGDEDTAYLAALVGVSALHVEEGVEILRQAGLVHRSRREPVHDLVRAAVLDPLGAAGVAALRLRAARLLSDIGRSPEETAAQILAVPGPVDAWATSVLRAAAAQAEQRGAPEATARYLERVREAEPDDPDVLTRLGKALAETDPRRSVSLLHDAHTLTTDLRARTATAVQLALTCLSVQRSPDGTRVLADALADLDAGLGADPEPADRELRTLAESALLIVGADEKSTLPEVLRRTRDLTPPPGDTPAERQQLAMLSVLGAVDGRPAAESVRRARRALRAPGVPLGAWSLLPASLALSLADENQAADDALETVLRGSRDSAAVWTYVLALSTRSLYRLENGEVADALADAQTSLEILGQERWGDSTTMPHTAYAAALTERGEVARAEEALAAIKRPHLDRFAWEYHWYLMARGRVRAARGDLDGALDTFRGCGDSLASAGLGNPVFAPWWLEAACLLGGLGRTAEAREAAEHGARLAARWDTPRAHGYALLARGAAAPGPAGAGPLREAVALLESSPARVQHARALLLLGRAVLAGGAVREARDHLREAVGLARRSGCVALARQAREDLVAAGGRMREITASPLDMLTGTERTVAGLVAAGAGNREVAESLFVTVRTIELHLTSVYRKLGVNRRADLTEALRTGGPPPPVLSASGP; encoded by the coding sequence GTGAGCGAACGGGCCCGTACCGCCCCCTCCGCACCGCCGCTGGTCGGACGGGCCCGCCACCTCGAGGCCCTCGCCCGGCACGCCGAGGCCGCCCGCGCGGGCCGGCCCCGGCTGGTCCTCGTCGACGGTCCGGCTGGCGCGGGCAAGACCGCCCTGCTGCGCGCCGCCGTCGCCGACGGCGGCCCCTTCGCCGGCATGACCGTCCTGCACGGCGGCTGCCGCGCCGTCGACGCCGGCACCGGCTACAGCGGGGTCCGCGCGCTCTGCGCCCGGCTCGGCCTGACCAGCCGCAAGGGCCGCGCCTCCCACCTCCTCGACGGCGGCGCCCGCCGCGCCCTGCCCGCACTCGCCGCCGACCCCGAGACCCTCGAAGGACTCGGCGCCCCCGAGGGCACCTTCTCCGTCCTCCAGGGCCTGTACTGGCTCGCCGTCAACCTGATGGCCGAAGGCCCCCTGGTACTGGTCCTCGACGACGCCCACTGGTGCGACGAACGCTCCCTGCGCTGGCTCGACTTCCTGCTGCGCCGCGCCGACGGGCTGCCGCTCCTCGTGGTCGCCGCGCACCGCACGGAGGCGGGACTCGGCGCCCCCGACGCCCTCTCCGACCTGGCCGCCCACCACCTGCCCGCCTCGCTGCGCCTCGGCCCGCTGGACACCGCCGAGGTGACCGAACTCGTCGCCCGGGTCTTCCCGGGACAGCGGCCCGAGCCCGGGTTCGTCACCCGGCTCGTCTCCGTCACCGGCGGCAGCCCCCTCGACGCCGTACGGCTGCTGCGCGACCTGCGCACCGCGGGCCTCGGCCCTGACGAGGCGGGGACCCGGCAGATCGCCGAGGTCGGCGGGCGGATCGTCGCCGCGTCCGTGCAGGGCACCCTCGTCGACCAGCCCGGCTGGGTGCGCGAGGTGCTGCTCGCGCTCGCCGTCCTCGGCGACGAGGACACCGCCTACCTCGCCGCCCTCGTCGGGGTGTCCGCCCTGCACGTCGAGGAGGGCGTGGAGATCCTGCGGCAGGCGGGCCTGGTCCACCGCAGCCGCCGCGAACCCGTCCACGACCTGGTGCGCGCCGCCGTCCTCGACCCGCTCGGCGCCGCCGGGGTGGCCGCGCTGCGGCTGCGCGCCGCCCGGCTGCTCTCCGACATCGGACGCTCACCCGAGGAGACCGCGGCCCAGATCCTCGCCGTGCCGGGACCGGTCGACGCCTGGGCCACCTCCGTGCTGCGGGCCGCCGCCGCCCAGGCCGAGCAGCGCGGCGCCCCCGAGGCCACCGCCCGCTACCTGGAACGGGTCAGGGAGGCCGAACCCGACGACCCCGACGTCCTCACCCGGCTCGGCAAGGCCCTCGCCGAGACCGACCCGCGCCGCTCGGTCAGCCTGTTGCACGACGCGCACACCCTCACCACCGACCTCCGCGCCCGCACCGCGACGGCCGTCCAACTCGCCCTGACCTGCCTCAGCGTGCAGCGCTCGCCCGACGGCACCCGGGTGCTCGCCGACGCGCTCGCCGACCTCGACGCGGGGCTCGGCGCCGACCCCGAGCCCGCCGACCGCGAACTGCGCACCCTCGCCGAGTCGGCCCTGCTGATCGTCGGCGCCGACGAGAAGTCCACCCTCCCCGAGGTGCTGCGCCGCACCAGGGACCTCACCCCGCCGCCCGGCGACACCCCCGCCGAACGGCAGCAGCTCGCCATGCTGAGCGTGCTCGGCGCCGTCGACGGCCGGCCGGCCGCCGAGAGCGTACGGCGGGCCCGCCGCGCGCTGCGCGCCCCCGGTGTCCCGCTCGGCGCGTGGTCGCTGCTGCCCGCCTCCCTCGCGCTGTCCCTCGCCGACGAGAACCAGGCCGCCGACGACGCCCTGGAGACGGTGCTGCGCGGCAGCCGGGACTCCGCCGCGGTCTGGACGTACGTCCTGGCGCTCTCCACCCGCTCCCTGTACCGCCTGGAGAACGGCGAGGTCGCGGACGCGCTCGCGGACGCCCAGACCTCGCTGGAGATCCTCGGGCAGGAACGCTGGGGCGACAGCACCACCATGCCGCACACCGCCTACGCGGCGGCCCTCACCGAACGCGGCGAGGTGGCCCGCGCCGAGGAGGCCCTCGCCGCGATCAAACGGCCCCACCTGGACCGCTTCGCCTGGGAGTACCACTGGTACCTGATGGCGCGGGGCCGGGTACGGGCCGCACGGGGCGACCTGGACGGCGCCCTCGACACGTTCCGCGGCTGCGGCGACTCGCTGGCCTCGGCCGGGCTCGGCAACCCCGTCTTCGCGCCCTGGTGGCTGGAGGCCGCCTGTCTGCTCGGCGGACTCGGCAGGACCGCCGAGGCGCGCGAGGCCGCCGAGCACGGCGCCCGGCTCGCCGCCCGCTGGGACACCCCGCGCGCCCACGGGTACGCCCTGCTGGCGCGCGGCGCCGCCGCACCGGGGCCCGCCGGGGCGGGGCCGCTGCGCGAGGCGGTCGCCCTGCTGGAGTCCTCACCCGCGCGCGTCCAGCACGCGCGGGCGCTGCTGCTGCTCGGGCGGGCGGTGCTGGCCGGCGGAGCGGTGCGGGAGGCGCGCGACCATCTGCGGGAGGCCGTCGGGCTCGCCCGGCGCAGCGGCTGTGTGGCCCTCGCCCGGCAGGCCAGGGAGGACCTGGTGGCGGCCGGCGGCCGGATGCGGGAGATCACCGCGTCCCCGCTCGACATGCTGACCGGCACCGAGCGCACGGTGGCCGGTCTGGTCGCCGCGGGGGCGGGCAACCGGGAGGTCGCGGAGTCCCTCTTCGTGACGGTGCGTACGATCGAGCTCCATCTGACCAGCGTGTACCGGAAGTTGGGGGTGAACCGGCGGGCCGACCTGACGGAGGCCCTGCGCACGGGCGGACCGCCGCCGCCCGTTCTGTCCGCCTCGGGACCCTGA
- a CDS encoding DegT/DnrJ/EryC1/StrS family aminotransferase, translating into MAFTHPVSRPSLDGRELEYVTDAVSAGWISSQGPYVQRFEEAFAAWNGVAHGVACSSGTAALTLALRALGIGPGDEVIVPEFTMVASAWAVTYTGATPVFVDCGDDLNIDVARIEEKITPRTRAIMPVHIYGRRCDMDAVMDLAHQYNLRVVEDSAEAHGVRPVGDIACFSLFANKIITAGEGGICLTEDPRLARQLDHLRAMAFTRDHSFLHKKLAYNFRMTAMQAAVALAQVERLDDILAARREIEARYDAGLKDIPGITLMPARDVLWMYDLRAERREELRAHLDARGVETRLFFKPMSRQPGYLDPVWPTLNAHRLSEDGLYLPTHTGLTAADQEYITGAVREFYTGG; encoded by the coding sequence ATGGCCTTCACCCATCCCGTCTCCCGGCCGAGTCTGGACGGCCGCGAGCTGGAGTACGTCACCGACGCCGTCTCGGCCGGCTGGATCTCCTCCCAGGGGCCCTACGTCCAGCGGTTCGAGGAGGCGTTCGCCGCGTGGAACGGGGTCGCCCACGGCGTCGCCTGCTCCTCGGGCACCGCCGCCCTGACCCTGGCGCTGCGCGCGCTGGGCATCGGTCCCGGCGACGAGGTGATCGTGCCGGAGTTCACGATGGTCGCCTCCGCGTGGGCGGTCACCTACACCGGCGCCACGCCCGTCTTCGTGGACTGCGGCGACGACCTGAACATCGACGTGGCCCGCATCGAGGAGAAGATCACCCCGCGCACCCGGGCGATCATGCCGGTGCACATCTACGGGCGGCGCTGCGACATGGACGCCGTGATGGACCTCGCCCACCAGTACAACCTGCGGGTGGTGGAGGACTCGGCGGAGGCCCACGGGGTGCGTCCGGTGGGTGACATCGCCTGTTTCTCGCTGTTCGCCAACAAGATCATCACGGCCGGCGAGGGCGGCATCTGCCTCACCGAGGACCCGCGGCTGGCACGGCAGTTGGACCACCTGCGGGCGATGGCCTTCACCCGCGACCACAGCTTCCTGCACAAGAAACTGGCCTACAACTTCCGGATGACGGCGATGCAGGCCGCCGTCGCGCTGGCCCAGGTGGAGCGGCTCGACGACATCCTCGCCGCCCGTCGGGAGATCGAGGCCCGCTACGACGCGGGCCTCAAGGACATCCCCGGGATCACCCTGATGCCGGCCCGTGACGTGCTGTGGATGTACGACCTGCGGGCCGAGCGGCGGGAGGAGCTGCGCGCCCATCTCGACGCGCGCGGGGTGGAGACCCGGCTGTTCTTCAAGCCGATGAGCCGCCAGCCCGGCTACCTCGACCCGGTGTGGCCGACCCTCAACGCCCACCGGCTCAGCGAGGACGGCCTCTATCTGCCCACCCACACCGGGCTGACCGCGGCCGACCAGGAGTACATCACCGGCGCCGTCCGGGAGTTCTACACCGGGGGCTGA